In one window of Onychomys torridus chromosome 7, mOncTor1.1, whole genome shotgun sequence DNA:
- the Msantd4 gene encoding myb/SANT-like DNA-binding domain-containing protein 4, translated as MKQLKRKRKSNFSVQETQTLLKEITKRKEVIFSKQLNTTINVMKRMAWEEIAQCVNAVGEGEQRTGTEVKRRYLDWRALMKRKRMKANMKLVGSGFPLPTSDLDDSLTEEIDEKIAFRNDANFDWQNVADFRDAGGSLTEVKVEEEERDPQSPEFEIEEEEEMLSSVIPDSRRESELPDFPHIDEFFTLNSTPSRPTYDEPHLLMNIEKQKLELEKRRLDIEAERLQVERERLQVEKERLRHLDLEHERLQLEKERLQIEREKWRLQLVSSEKPALESELGQGEKSALQPQDIEAEKLKLERERLQLEKDRLQFLKFESEKLQIEKERLQVEKERLRIQKEGHLP; from the exons atgaagcaattgaaaaggaaaaggaaaagcaattTTAGTGTTCAGGAGACTCAGACCCTTTTGAAAGAAATTACCAAAAGGAAAGAAGTCATTTTTTCCAAGCAGCTCAACACAACAATAAATGTAATGAAGCGAATGGCCTGGGAGGAGATTGCACAGTGTGTTAACGCTGTAGGAgaaggagagcagaggacaggGACTGAGGTGAAGAGACGGTACCTCGACTGGCGTGCACTCatgaaaaggaagagaatgaaggCCAACATGAAGCTGGTTGGTTCTGGGTTTCCTCTGCCCACATCTGATTTAGATGACTCTCTCACTGAAGAAATAGATGAAAAAATTGCATTCCGAAATGATGCAAATTTTGACTGGCAGAATGTGGCAGATTTCCGGGATGCAGGTGGATCCCTAACAGAGGtcaaagtagaagaagaagaaagggaccCACAAAGCCCAGAA tttgagattgaggaggaggaagaaatgttgTCATCTGTCATACCAGATTCCAGGAGGGAAAGTGAgctccctgacttccctcacatAGATGAGTTTTTCACCCTCAATTCCACACCATCCAGACCCACATATGATGAGCCCCATCTGCTCATGAACATAGAAAAACAGAAACTGGAGCTGGAAAAGCGCCGACTGGATATCGAAGCAGAAAGGCTGCAGGTGGAAAGGGAGCGGCTGCAGGTAGAGAAAGAACGGCTGCGCCACCTGGACCTGGAGCACGAACGCCTGCAGCTGGAGAAGGAGAGGCTGCAGATCGAGAGGGAGAAGTGGAGGCTGCAGCTGGTCAGCTCGGAGAAACCCGCCCTAGAGAGTGAACTTGGCCAGGGGGAGAAGTCAGCGCTGCAGCCACAGGACATAGAAGCAGAGAAGTTGAAACTTGAGCGAGAGCGCCTGCAGTTGGAGAAAGATCGCCTGCAGTTTTTGAAGTTCGAATCTGAGAAGCTGCAGATTGAAAAGGAGCGCTTACAGGTAGAGAAGGAGAGACTGCGGATTCAGAAAGAAGGGCATTTGCCTTGA